A section of the Malus sylvestris chromosome 17, drMalSylv7.2, whole genome shotgun sequence genome encodes:
- the LOC126612442 gene encoding membrane-anchored ubiquitin-fold protein 4-like, whose amino-acid sequence MPEEDLVELKFRLYDGSDIGPFRYSPASTVAMLKERIVAEWPKDKKIAPKGANDIKLINAGKILENNKTVAQCRAPFGELPSGIITMHVVVRPAIAKPKTEKKVDEVPRKNMCSCSIL is encoded by the exons ATGCCGGAGGAGGACCTGGTGGAGCTCAAGTTCCGTCTGTATGATGGATCGGATATCGGCCCGTTCCGCTACTCGCCTGCGTCCACCGTGGCAATGCTCAAGGAGAGAATCGTGGCCGAGTGGCCAAAAG ATAAAAAGATTGCACCAAAAGGAGCAAACGACATAAAATTGATAAATGCTGGGAAGATTTTGGAAAACAACAAGACTGTTGCCCAGTGTAGAGCACCATTTGGAGAGCTTCCAAGCGGGATTATCACCATGCATGTTGTTGTTCGGCCTGCTATAGCAAAACCAAAAACAG AGAAGAAGGTTGATGAGGTCCCAAGGAAAAACATGTGTTCATGTTCAATATTGTAA
- the LOC126611497 gene encoding glutaredoxin-C5-like, with product MHYQTESWGSYMPTRTTMGMGDPMERIERMASESAVVIFSISSCCMCHAIKRLFCGMGVNPTVYELDEDPRGKDLEKALTRLLGTSSAVPVVFIGGKLVGAMDRVMASHINGTLVPLLKEAGALWL from the coding sequence ATGCACTACCAGACCGAGTCATGGGGCTCCTACATGCCCACAAGAACCACCATGGGCATGGGGGACCCGATGGAGCGCATAGAGCGGATGGCGTCGGAGAGCGCGGTGGTGATATTCAGCATAAGCAGCTGCTGCATGTGCCACGCCATTAAGCGCCTCTTCTGTGGCATGGGCGTCAATCCTACTGTGTACGAGCTGGACGAGGACCCCAGAGGCAAGGACTTGGAGAAGGCGTTGACGAGGTTGCTGGGGACCTCCTCCGCCGTCCCCGTCGTCTTCATCGGTGGCAAGCTCGTTGGCGCAATGGACAGAGTGATGGCCTCTCATATCAACGGCACTCTTGTCCCTCTTCTCAAAGAGGCCGGGGCTCTCTGGCTCTGA